The Anomaloglossus baeobatrachus isolate aAnoBae1 chromosome 5, aAnoBae1.hap1, whole genome shotgun sequence genome includes the window GTACAGAAATATTGTCTCCAGAGTCCAGTTGTGGAGGCTTCACACCGGGCGTAATGAGGCTGGATTTTGTTACATGTGGCAATGGAGCTGGACGTTAACATGCCCGATCCCTAGTTCTTAAGGAAGATAAGCAGCCGTCCGGTGTCTGGAAACTGTTTATTCCCCTTTCCACATTAAAAGCATGAAGCTATGGCTGGAGGTGTCAAGAACAACCATGTACCAGATCCACAGTGTATGGCCACATACAGACCCCATCTCACATTCTTGGTTTTTGCCTATCTTTTAAatcacagtggggtcctcctgggtctccaccATAGCGTTTTTGTGGAGGTGCAGTCCTGGTAATGGCCATTTCTGTGGCCTCCACCATTCTCAacacacttaggctgctttcacatatccgttttttcctgtgcggcacaatccggcgctttgcagaaaaaccacaaccggtttttttttgccgccggttgcggtttttttttgcatagactttcattagtgctggattgtgccgcatgggcttgcattcggtccggtttttgccgcatgcggcagatttagccgatgcggtagctggatggaacgctgcctggcacgttttttgtccggcaaaaaaaaatgtatcgcgctgcatccagccgatgcggcgtgatttgcaatgcatgactatggacgccgcatgcggcatcctgcggcaaacaccgcatcctgcCACCACATGCagttttttccactgcacatgctcagtagcgtgccgcaagcggcaaaaaacggacgggccgcatgtcaaaaactgttgtcgccgcatccgttgcataggttttagagccggattggccggctctgctaaaaccagaggtgtgaaagcagccttatgtgaAACTCCGGGAAGGCAGAGTACGAAATTGTGCAGTCATTAGCTGCCCATACACGTACCTATTTATGAGCAATCATTGTGTGTGGTGGGAGAAAATCAACTGTAATAAGCAGCTACTTGTCTCTATTCACAAAACATCATtttgcataggttgaaaaaagccctaggtccatctaattcaccttcctccaccaattatacattgtcatttataaccaacaatgttgtgtagtgaagacatcatccagccctgatataaagctgttctagtatctgccattactacctcttgtggtcgcattccacagtctgactgctctaactgtaaagaaccctttcctattcatctgctggaatcgcttttcttccactcgcagtgagtgccccctggtccttagtattgtctttggaaggaataagccaTGGGCCAGTCATTTATAATACTAGACCACCCCCCCGCCCCACAACAGAAGGTCAAAGTATTAGGACTGAGATCACAACCACAACGTGGATCAAAGTGATTACTACTGTTGAGcaggaactaccatgctcaggcgtgctgtacttgtaactagtgatgagcgggcactaccatgctcaggtgctcagtactcgtaactagtgatgagcgggcactaccatgctcaggcgtgctgtacttgtaactagtgatgagcgggcactaccatgctcgggtgctcagtactcataactagtgatgagcgggcactaccatgctcagacgcgctgtacttgtaactagtgatgagcgggcactaccatgctcgggtgctcagtactcgtaactagtgatgagcgggcactaccatgctcaggtgctcagtactcgtagctagtgattttTGGCACTACCAAGCTATTATTCCCTGTTATCGACCACTATATCTCCTCCTGGGCAGCTGATATCGAATAACACTGCTGCACTTGTGAAACTTCCAGGTCGCACAAGGATGGGTTTTCCCAGCACAAATGACCCTAATTTAGTGAAGAAGCCGCCATTATCAGGCGTCTGCTCCGCTTCATGTTTGCAGTACTCGGCTGCACGTCCAGTCTTGAAGTTGCACCCGGACCTGCGGTCGGTCCCGGCCCTTTGAAGTCGCAGGAGGTGAGACACAGGTGTCGGATGAAGGGGCGCAGTTCCAGGTTTCTTGTGCGCACACGTCCTTATGgttttcttattatttatttaatagTAAAAGAAAGAGTTGGTTTAAATAAAAAAGACATTTATTGGCACAATGAAGGCTTGGACCCCCATTATAAAACACAGGAGAATTATTGCATTGTACCCTGTAATATTCAGTCATGAATATGAGCAACAGTAACAGCAAACTCCCCTCCAGCAGATGAGGGGTTAAATTAATAATCCAGTGTTAACCCCCTCAGCACTGGCACAGACCATCCAGTCCTTTCCTGCCAAACTAAGGCTTTGAAAAAGGTTCAGACCTTTCGGGATGAGGAACTTCTGACCACGGATATTGCTTGGTTATTGCAACAAAATCTAATTTGTATGACTGTGTGTATAGTGCATCATTATAGAAGCCGCAATATGCCGGCGTGGTACCGTGGACAGGAATGAGGCCGTCAGGATCAGGCCAAACACGTGGCACATTGCAACGAGTTCCTATGGTGAACGGCAACAGCCACAAAAGTTTCCAAATATGTTGTAGTTTGTCACTGATGCAATTCGTTTGCACCAAATTTTAATATCAGTCACATGACCGATTTGTGCAGAGTTTCTGCAACTTTTTCAGCAAAATGACATCTCTGAAATAATCACAGGACCTGTGAACAGAAGTGTTGGGTAACACATAGGGGTGTGGAGTTAGCATTGGTTTTCCAACGCTGGAATGAGGTTTATTTGACCTTTACCATCAGTGAATTCTATCAATGGGTTCATGTGTCAAGAATGTAGTTTgcaagaactacaagtcccagcataatCCAGGCTGCTCAAAACTGTGCTTTTGCAACAGCCATAAAACTACAGATTTCAGATCAGTTTATTGCAACAATGATACAAATGTTGCAGTTTGGAAACATGTGGCTACTTTTATGTTGCGGCTTTGATACCCTCCTCTGCACCATTGTATGATTATAATACATGCAATCAATGCAATCTTCTCTCACTTTGTGAGATTTCATTAATTTGGTGCTTTTGAAACCCTGAAATACCAATATCTCTACAAATACTCCCCAATAGCCTGAAAAAGGGGAGCAAACACAAAGTGCCACCGGCCGCAACATGTCAAGTCTTAGGGGCACAATCTCTGGGCATGCAGCAATGGCATTCATTACTATAGCCAATCCGAGCACTAAATTTTGGAAGGGTGGGCTGTTCAATTATTGTATTTAGAGGGGCAGATACTTTTTAGACCTGTGAAATATCCTAAACACTGAGGGGAGATCACATAAAAACAGGAACGTCCTCAAGATGTAAACAGCAGAATCCGAGTGGTCGGAATGTGAAAGTCATTAAAGCATTGGATGTAAGCTGTATGGACGCAGCGGAGGTCCACCGGACGGTGCGATACCAGTCATATATATTGCACCTAAACAAAATTCAGTGTTTGTCCTCATACGATTAGGTCCTGTATCAGCAGGATGAAGTAGCAGTGATCGGACTAAGTTTTAGTTGGTGCATTGGAGACCTGAGTGGAACAGGAGTCAAGACGGAAGTCGGGAAGGAGAAGCAAGAGCCCTCAAAGTGCGGCGCAAGGTCCATCTCTTCTGCGAAGAACGACACAGAGTCCCTTTTACAAGGCAGTACGGCCAGAGGAGCGCTCAGTTTGGAAGAGAAGATCTCAGTCTCGTAGTGAAGAAGTTGACCCATGAAGCTGAAGTTAGGAGAGATAAGGCTGCGGCGTTGCTTTATATACTCGAAGGCCTCCTCCAGGCGGAATCTCTTGGTTTTCATGAGGTAGGCCATACAGATCGTAGGAGATCTGGAGATTCCAGCCTCACAGTGGACCAGGACCTTCCCTCCGGCCAGTCTCACAGTATCTGCACAAGAAAAGACCGTATATAAGTAACAGAAGTCTGCAGAATACAACAATTATATCATAACATGGCTAATAATGCAAGAGCAGAGGTTAGGGCAATGCGAATATATGTACGAATCAGAAGCTGCTCCCATAGGAATGCATTGGTGAGGGGCTGGGGACCACAGCTAACAGATTGATTCGCAAAAGCAAATACTAAAATGTTCCTCAACTGTATATGATCACTACCAGGATAAAAAGGTGCCGAAAGCTGGCAGAGTTGTCCTGGCCCCTGTCTGAACTCTCCGTCCCCCATGCAGCCCACCTGCATGAACAATGACTGATGACGGCCGTTATACGGAGATGACCACTAATCACCTGGCCATTAGTCACTTTTATTGGTCAGTAGTAACCATTGTTCCACTAAGAGATGGCTGGAGTTGTAGACAAATGGTCTATTCGGAGAAGAAGTTCCTGTAATTACAGAGCAGTAATGTGGAAACCCCCAAGAATTCCTCAGAAGGGTAAATAATCTGCTCCCAGGGCTTCAATTAATGGGTGGGTTTGGGGCAGACAGTCATAAAAATGTACAGATCCCAGCAGCAGCTGTCTTTATGGGGCAGGTAGTAAAAACAGACATTCCTCACCTCTTCCCTGCCTAACCCAGGACTGACCCCGAATAGCACCTTGACCTTTATGGCCGTGTCATAAAGTGCACAGTCCTCCCTGGTGAAGCAGAGGCAGCGTTCACTGGCCATAATGATTAAATGTATAGTGGCCATCTCTGCACTTTCCGTGAACAATTAGTGTATGAGGGCCAACGCCTGAAAGCAGAAGTCACAGAGGAGAAGGGTCAGGAATGTTGGATTTCACCAGCAGACCATATTCTTAGGTGGATAAGGCACCAGCAGGAGTCCATGGTTAATACATGCATGCTTGGCCAAGCAGGTGGTATAACGGAGGAAAGACGGGGTGTCAGGACATTAATCCTGCGCCCTAATGAGCCATCTGATTATTTACTTGGAGTTTCACATACTCGTGTACTGTATAGACTACGGATCTAAACTTACGAAGATTAATTGTGACAATGAAACAAGTCGTACTCATAATTTCTGTTCAGACTCTCGCCTATGAAGTCTATAAGGGTGTCAGGACATTAATCCTGTGCCCTAATGAGCCATCTGATTATGTACTTGGAGCTTCACATACGTGAAGTGTAAAGACTACTGATCTAAATTTACTAAGATGAAATGTGGAAACGTAACGAGCTGCGCTCATCATTTCTGTTCAGACTCTCACCTATGAAATCTAAGTGCCGGGACATTAATCCTGCGCACTAATGAGCCATCTGACTATTTTCTTGGAGCTTCAGATATGTGTACTGTATAGGCACCGGATCTAAACTTAGGAAGATGAAATGTAACGAGCTGCACTCATCATTTCTGCTCAGACTCTCACCTATGAAATCTATGGCCTCCTGGAAGTGGCTGCTGATGTCCGTGTTGTGGTTGTCTTCCACCGGAATCCATTTATAATCATACTTGTCCTTGAAGCAATCAGAGCACTTTCGGGAGACGTTGAGTAAGGCGGTGATACGGAGGTTTGCGAGGAATTCACATTTGGAAGCATGATAAGCACTGCCAAGATACAGAAATGGAAGGATCTCAACAGGACTGCCCTGAAAGACAGAAAATGCAAAATATGATATAGTCAGAGCGACACAGCGCAGAACACGCAGGTTAGTGATCAAGGCCGAGAgggttacagatgacatgagtaatATCCCCGCTCACTATGATGAAACAAAGCCGGGCTAAATATGGAAGGCTGTTCCGTCGCTGCTCTGCGGCTCGACACCCTAGAATTATAAGCCAATGAATCATACGGAGCCCACACAGACCTCCCGTGGCCGGGCCCACGGCTTCACCCACGTTACTTCCTGCCTGCAGACCCCGGGGTTTGGTAAATAACAGGGATCAGTCACCAGATCGCCTTTATCCAGAATAGAAAGGTAgaagcataaaaaaaataaacctgaCACTGACCATAGAAGCCACACGATGCCACCCATGCCAAAAATCGGTCCCTGCCCTGGAGCCGATTCACGCCACTTCTGCCCCCTCTCAGTGCGAATCGTTACAAAGGCCGGGACTGGATCCAAGCTACAGACACTCATCTACACCTGTCTGTctctgggcatgctgggagttgttgtcctGCATCAGCCACAAGTTGAAACCCACCAATTTAAATAGTATCCGGCTAATTTATCAGCCATTTAAGCCTGAAATATTATCAAAAACGAGTCAAAACCAGAACGGCCGATCTCAAGAGCTGACAATCCATTACATTATGGAAGTCACCAGGATGTCATGAAATATTCATCATCCGCCATTAATAATTCAGAAGTAAAACAATCCCCGGGATATAGAGTGTCGAGTCTATAGGGGCCACGGATGAGTCACGGCTGATATTGTGCTTTAAGTCATCTCTTCTTTCCAGTCCATCTCCTCGGCAAAGTCTAATCCTGGAGCAGGAAGCCTCGAGGGCTCGTATTGATCTCCGGAAGCACGGCCGAGCCGAGAGCTACATCCCATCCCCGGAGAGACAGCGCCTCCATCACAGATTAACCCCTCCAGCCCTGCTCCACTACAATATGTCTAACTGGACCCATATATACATCTGTGATAGCGGTCAGCAGTCTGTAATGATCAGTGACATAAGgtgttatacagccagcaacaGTCACCAAGGTGGAATTAATGGCGGCTACTGTAGTAGATCCTGCAGAATGGCAGGAAAGATCAGTGTTACTCACGATCCATCagattataactagtgatgagtgggcactaccatgctcgggggctcagtactggtaactagtgatgagagggcactaccatgctcgggtgctcagtactggtaactaatgatgagcgggcactaccatgctcaggtgctcagtactggtaactagtgatgagagggcactaccatgctcaggtgctcagtactggtaactagtgatgagcgggcactaccatgctcaggtgctcagtactggtaactagtgatgagcgggcactaccatgctcaggtgctcagtactggtaactagtgatgagtgagcactaccatgctcgggtgctctgtactcgtaactagtgatgagcgggcactaccatgctcgggtgcacagtactggtaactagtgatgagcgggcactaccatgctcaggtgctcagtactggtaactagtgatgagcgggcactaccatgctcagtactcgtaactagtgatgagcggacactagcatgctcagtactcgtaactagtgatgagcaggcactaccatgctcgggtgctcagtactggtaactagtgatgagcaggcactaccatgctcgggtgctcagtactggtaactagtgatgagcggacactaccatgctcgggtgctcagtactggtaactagtgatgagcaggcactaccatgctcgggtgctcagtactggtaactagtgatgagcggacactaccatgctcgggtgctcagtactggtaactagtgatgagcaggcactaccatgctcgggtgctcagtactggtaactagtgatgagcggacactaccatgctcgggtgctcagtactggtaactagtgatgagcgggcacaaccatgctcaggtgctcagtactcgtaactagtgatgagtggacactaccatgctcgggtgctcagtactggtaactagtgatgagtggacactaccatgctcgggtgctcagtactggtaactagtgatgagcgggcactaccatgctcaggtgctcagtactggtaactagtgatgagcgggcactaccatgctcaggtgctcagtactcgtatctagtgatgagcaggcactaccatgctcgggtgttcagtactggtaactagtgatgagcgggcactaccatgctcgggtgctcagtactcgtaactagtgatgagcgggctcttccatgctcgggtactcagtactggtaactagtgaggagcgggcactaccatgctcgggtgctcagtactggtaactagtgatgagcgggcactaacatgttcCCTATGGAGAGATTTCTGCTATAATCCTAGTGAATTGAAGACGGAGGTATGGAGAGAAGTTGCCTTGGAGGGAATGACGAGAGAAGAAATCCTGGATTGTGATCTATTAGCCAACGCGTTTCGGAGCACAGATTACTCCATTAGGACAAATCACATCCTCTACACATATATAGAATGATTTGTCATGGATGAGCAATGTGTACTCTGAAACGCGTTTGGTAATAAATCACGATCCATGAATCCTCCAGTCGTTTCTTCCACGGCAGCAGCGTGGATTAACCCTTTCTCTCCGTATAAAGCTGTAGAGGTCCCCAGGTTTGGACATTTCCCGGCTAATGACTTGACAGGTCACCATTTCAGGGACTCAAGATTCCCACTGCTGCCAATTACAGGGGGCCAGTGACCGCCGCAGCATGATGAGGAACCCCCCCATCACAACCCCCGCTATACATGTCTCTGGCTCACCTCGTCATAGGATGGCTTCTGGAAGGAGGCGATCTTCTCACAGAGCAGATTTCGGTCGCCTTCGCTTTCCTCTTGAGATAAGCTTTTCTGATCGATGCAGCATTCGGGATATTCAGTGTGAAACGACTCGTATCCTCCTAGAAGACAATTGGGAACATTCAGTTTTCAGGGATACGTTTCCTCCCGGGAATCTTAGAACCGCTACGTCCTGTTCTCGGGAACTTACATAAAGGGATTATCGTTAGATTAACATGGGGAGAATAAGCCGCAGCAAAATGTGATTATTATCTGGGGATCCGCAGGGCGGTGGCAAAACGGAAGGGCACAATTTCCTGTGTGATGGCAAATTGAGGCCGGGCAGGTTATTCCTGTCACAAGACGGAGCGGCCATATGTCCGGCACTAATCAGGGCTCAGGGGAGAGGATGTGATTAGCATCTACCTCCTGGACCGGGGGAGACAGGAAGGTAATGAAGGACACGGAGGGGACGGCTGGGGAGGGGGACGCATTGTCTGAGGAGTCAATGGACATTTAGCGCCTTTACTTGATGGGATTGTTTTGAGGGGAGAATCACTTTATGGCAGAGAAAAACCTAATTAGGACCCCTGTGTTACTGGAGGGAGAATGCATTGGGCTGTGGTGACCCCACAGCTGGAGCCGTAACATCATCCATAGGTCATTACATTGTAAATGCAACGCACCCAACAGAGAAGGGTCAGTCACCAGATCGCCCAAACCCACCGACACCAAAGACATTGCTGCCAGAGGAACGCAGACCAAGGAGACGAAAACGTGTGGAGGGTCCCGGCATAAGCGCCCACCCTGGTGTCCAGGAAAGCCGGACACAATATAACAGCCACCCATCAGAGAAAGGTCAGTCACCAGATCACCCAAACCCACCAACACGAAGGAGGGCACAAGACATTACCAAGACAGAGGAACTCTGACCAAGAGATAAAATCCCAGAATACAAAGTGTGGAATACGGACGTGTGGAGGGTCCCGGCATAAGTGCCCACCCTGGTGTCCAGGAAAGCTGGACTGGCGGACACAATATACAAGCCACCCAACAGAGAAGGGTCAGTCACCAGACCGCCCAAACCCACCGACACCAAAGACATTGCTGACAGAGGAACGCAGACCAAGGAGACAAAAAACAAGTGGAGGGTCCCGACATAGGCGTCCACCCTGGTGTTCATGAAAGAAGGACTGGCGGACACAATATAACAGCCACCCAACAGAGAAGGGTCAGTCACCAGATCACCCAAACCCACCAACACCAAGGAGGGCACCAAGAGACAAAATCTCAGAATACAAGGTGTGGAATACGGACGTGTGGAGGGTCCCGGCATAAGCGCCCACCCTGGTGTTTATGAAAGAAGGACTGGCGGACACAATATAGAAGGCACCCAACTTTTCCAAAAAGGACTGGACAAATTCTTACAGTGAAGAGCAACACGTTTCTCCCCCCTATTAATATAGGGGAAATCCTCTTTAACATGATGCAATTACTCCCAATCATCACTGCAAAAGGGGCACAAATCAATAAGGGATGGGGTCAGATACAAGCCTGGAGCTCCAGACCCCATCACACATAGGAGAGGTGACAATCAGCCCCCATGACCTGCACATAACCTCCCCCGACATCCCAGGGGGCCATTACTGCCCCCATTAACAAGCAGCCGCCAGTTAGGGACCAGTAGAGGACATGGCAGCTGTCTAATGGAGGAGATGATTCAATTAACCACAGACTCCTCTTCCTGACTCGTCAACAGTCACTATTCAGCGGAGGAGGGGAGGGGGCCGAGTGACTGGATTTCCTGTACAGGATACAATGTATCCCCCCACCATCAGATACATATAGGAATGTCATCAGAGTAATGA containing:
- the DUSP5 gene encoding dual specificity protein phosphatase 5, with the protein product MKVTSIEGRRLHRLLRKELSRCLVLDCRPYLPFTASSVRGSINVNLNSVLLRRARGGAAPLHFVVPEEAARCRLKDGQVSVVVVLDERSQRWQKLKKESAAHIVITTLMSLPAGPRVCFLQGGYESFHTEYPECCIDQKSLSQEESEGDRNLLCEKIASFQKPSYDEGSPVEILPFLYLGSAYHASKCEFLANLRITALLNVSRKCSDCFKDKYDYKWIPVEDNHNTDISSHFQEAIDFIDTVRLAGGKVLVHCEAGISRSPTICMAYLMKTKRFRLEEAFEYIKQRRSLISPNFSFMGQLLHYETEIFSSKLSAPLAVLPCKRDSVSFFAEEMDLAPHFEGSCFSFPTSVLTPVPLRSPMHQLKLSPITATSSC